The Chryseobacterium indologenes genomic sequence TATGATAAAAAGTTAGTTTCCAAGCTGAATCTGAATACAAGGGAATATTCGGAACAGAATCTTACGGGATTACATATTCCTGAATCTTATCATTTAATTTATTTCGGTAAAAGCTTTTACCTGCATGAACCTTCAAATGATACTGTTTACAGAATAAATATAGACGGAAAAATCTCAGTAGAAGTCATTTCCACTAAAGATAGAGAAATAGAAAAAAACAATATCAAGGCACAGGCAGAAGTGGCCAAACTGAACAGAAGCGGACTGAAAATCATTAGTAATTTTAATGGAATCGGGATCACTAATTCCGGAGATCTTGTTGTTTCCGGAAATAAACTGTACAGTGCCTCTGAAAATACATTGGATTTTTCCAAAAACAGAGGTGAAATTACAATTTTTGCAGAACAGAATAAAAATAAATTTACCTTCCCTGACGGAAGTGAAATCATTACAGATTCCCGTGGAATGCTGACTTTCAGAAGCAGCAATAAAGGAATTGAAGAATTTTTTATTCCTTCCACCCTTAATGGGTATCTGGCACTTGCGACGTATACCGAATTTGGAGGCTCCGAATATTATCTTCCGGAACAAGCCCTGTTGAAGGTAAAAACAATGGATGAAATGTGTCAACGGTTTTTGAAAGCATTTATAGAGCAGATTTTGGATTATGGAGCTTAGAATACACCCTTTTCCGAAAAATAATTATCCTAAAAAAGGCCTTTTAATTAAAGGGGCTTCACCGCTGATATGGCTTCAGGAAATGGAAATCCTCGGTATTGACCTTAGCGGTGTACAGGCATATGCTATTCCGGATAACGAACCCCATATTCTCTATGGATGTTTTCTCGTTTTTAAAGATCATGCTCCTCAGGAAATTGGCAGGAATGCCTATTTTCAATGGGTGGATGACAGGCTTTTTATTCCGGAAAATAGTACATTTTATCCTAAAATTACTCCTGAAGACTGGCAACAGCTGGATGCCCCTTTTATTATCATGCATCCCGGATTTGGACTGGTAAAACTGTCCGAACCTATAGATTGGATAGCATTAATTCAGGATCCGGGAAAAATCAGTGAGCCCGTCAGAAGGCCGCTGAACGGAGTAAAAATCCCTCAGAAAATAGAAAGTTATACGGTTGAAATGGATGATGAAAAAGTCCTTGAAACATTAGAACCGCGACAAACTGAGGAAGAATGGATGAATAACCTGCCATTTGATCTTAAAAAAGTAATGGCCGGAAACAAAAAAGAAATAGAAAAGTATTTAAAATATATTGAAAAATATCCGGAAAGGGCTATAGAATTGGGAGTTCCTCTGGATGTCATGGGAACGTCTCGTGGAAATGGCTTTGCAAAATTTACCTGGCTGGAAGGTTTATTCGGAACTAACCAGGAAGGTAAACCGGAGACTGCCGGGACCAAAAAATTTCGTAAAATTTTCTGGGCAGTCATTGCCATAGCTATTGTTTTAAGAATTGTATTGCCATCAGATAACAATACATCAGAAGGAGAGACAACGGGAAAATCGTCGGGAACTGTTTTCACAGATGCTGTAAAGGCCCCGTCAGATATGATTGCCTTCCAGTCCGGAACCTCTGAAATCGATCAGAAAATAGATTCTATGTACTTCCTCAAAAGAAGAGGTCTTTCCAATGAACTTCTTACAGCTGGTATGATGGAAGCCAAAAATGAGAAGGAGAAAAAAGAATATAAAAAATCAGGAGGCAGGGAAGTAAGTGAAATAGGACACGATATTGAAAAACTGGGAAACAGAGAACAAAAAAGCAGGGATTCACTTAAAATTATTTACACCAAAAGAATTAAAAAGCATATTGAAGAAAAAACAGAAAATTTAAAACGTAAAATATCAGATTCCCTGAAACAATATACCAAAGGAAAACCTGTAAATGGGGATGTCGTCAAATACCTTTTGAAGAAAAGACAGGCACTCATCGAAGACTCTCTGGGAAGGTTATACGGAACTGTTGACCTGGCTGATCCTTCACGGTATTACGGGAAAAACTCAAAAATCACAGGAATTGATACAGGAGGAAGTATAAAGAAGGAAGACACTCCGGTGTCGGATGTTTTATATCTGGTGATAGCGATGATTGGTGCAGTGGGGTTATATTCTTTCATTGTCAAAGGCAAATTTTTTAATCTCGGTGGAGATCATGTACCGGGATGGATCAAATTTTTCCTGATTGCGGTCCTGGTGGCAATGCTGGTGTATCTTTTTTATCCGTTGGTGAAAATGTTCGGTTATAATTGGTTTGTTTGGCTGCTTGTAATCTGCGTGATGCTGCTTCTGTACCGTCTTTTCAGGGAGGATAAAACAATTTTAAACTCAGAAGATGATGAATAGACAGAAGTTTATCGACAAATTTATGGCTGCTTTTGTCCTGCTGGCCATGTTTAAAATCATCGGAATTGTCGCTCAGCTGTTTCATGAGAGCTTCTGGAGTGTTGTAGGAACATTATTCCTTTTTCTTATCGTAGCCTTTATTATTTTTATGGTGATTGCTGCTTTGAAAGATAAAGAACAGAATGAACGAAATTCCCGGAAAAGAAGTGGTGGCGGTGGTAACTTTTATCTCGAAAACTCATTGTTTGATAAGATCAGAAGTAAATATGAAGAACTGGCACAAAAATACATTGCCGAGAAGGATTACAAAAAGGCGGCAAAAGTTTATATGAACCTGCTTCAGGATAATTATCGGGGCGCAAAAACATTGGAAGATGGTGGCTTTTATAATGAAGCTGCAGCGGTCTATCTTAAAAAATTAAAAAATAAATCTGATGCCGCAGCATGTTATGAAAAGGCCAAACAATATAAAAAAGCCATTGACCTTTATAAAGAAATGGAGCAAAAGGAGAAAGTGGGAGACCTCTATAAAGAAATGAGTGATCTGAAAAATGCCCATGCCTATTATCAAATGGTGGCAGATGAGTATATCACCAATCATCAAATGGTAAAAGCTTCTTTGATATACCGGAAAAAAATGGAAAATACCGAAGAGGCACAAAAAGTCTTATTGAAAGGTTGGGAAGAGAATAAAGACTCCTTCAATTGTTTGAATAATTATTTTGCCAATATATCTGATACCCGAAAACTTGAAACAGAAATCCGTAACCTTTACGATAAAACTCCTTTTTACAAAAAAATCATTTATCTGGATGCCATGAAGCATGAGTTTAAAAAAGATCCCAAGCTGCAAGCCGTCACCCGAAATATAGCCTACGAAATTATTGCAGAAAAAGTAGAAAGCCGCTCTGAAATTGTCAATGAGTTAAAACACTTCAATCCCGATGATGAGGTGATTTTAAAAGATATCTCCAGATATAAAACCGGAAGAAATAAGATGTTTAGAAATTGATAAAAGATAAAAGATACAAGATACAAGATACAAGATATTGTCTTTTAAATTTCAATATTATTCCACTACATCAATAGGATTGGGCTTTTAACCGAACTATTCAAAAATAACCACATCTATTGACTTTAGCTAAAACTAACCATTTCAAAAAATCAATCTTCAGCATTTTCGGAAAAAGTCAGCATTAGAAGTCCATAGGAGATAAACTTCAGAAAGTGCCATTCTAAAGCCATTTTTCATGCCTCCTTGCTGTAAACATCATAAAATAATAGCAAAAAACAGTATCTTTGCCACAGAAAATTATGACAATACAAAGAGCACATATCAATGCAGAACTATGCAAAAGTCCTTTAAATAAAGGATTATTCGCGTATGATGAGATGATATGGAATGAGGTGAAATGTGCTGACTTTGGAAATTATTTACTGTAAATTCGTAAAAAATTAATCAAAATATTGCAGAAACGCCTCGATTTTTCGAGGCGTTTTTTGTTTTTTAGGTCAGAAATTATTTAGAATGAAAAAAAATAACCATAAACATGAAAATTTTTTAATTAACAATGAAACTTTAATACGATAAAATAGAGTGATAAGCAACCCGATGAGAGACAGTCATTTAGGTAATTAAGAGATCTGCAAAATATTGCGGACACATATTTCTTATGCTTTATTTTTTATGTAAATAACTGTTTTTCAATTACTTAAGTTAAAAATTTATTTGGTGGTTTCAAAAATTCATATTTACTTTGCAACCGAAAATTGAAAGCAACAGGTTTTCAGGATTCAACAAAAAATAATTTAAAAACAAACAAAAAATAAAATGAAACAATTACACAACATATTCAATCAATATTCAAGACTATTCGGACAGGAGCCGGTAATGAGTCTGTGTATTCTTGATCTTGAAATTGTGGATAAAAGGTGCTTATATACGTGGGTCAGCTAATGATCTTTTACGTAAAAATATATAAAGCGCCTCCCGAAAGAGGCGCTTTTTTATGGTTTCTTTAGCTTATCTGGTAAAGCGCCGGTCTGTGGAACCGGAGAACAGGGTTCGATCCCCGGAGAAACCCAAAATATAAAATCCCATGGCTCAATTGGTTAGGGCATCGACCTGATACGTCGAAGGTTGAAGGTTCGAATCCTTCTGGGATTACAAAAAATCTCATAGCTCAAATGGTTAGAGCACCGGTCTTTTAAACCGGGGGTTGAAAGTTCAAATCTTTCTGGGATTACCAAACGGTTCCGTAGCTCAACCGGATAGAGCATGGGTTTTCTAAACCCAGGGTTAGAGGTTTGAATCCTTTCGGAATCACAAAAATTGGTCTATTGAGGTAATGGCTAACCTGCCCGACTGTCTCTTGGGCACTGCGAGTTCGATTCTCGCATAGACCGCAAAGATTCATACACCATAAAGTTCCGGCTGTCTCCCGGAAAAGAAAGGTAAACGTGAATCTGTAAAACTGGAAAGATAACGGTGGTTGTTTACCCGTCTTGGACGCGGGAGGTCGCAAGTTCAAATCTTGCTTTCCAGACAATTGGTTCCATTAGCATAGGGGTAAGTGCATTCGGCTTTCTACCGGAAGACAAAGTTCCGATCCCCTTATGGAATACAAAAGGTTTCGTAGCTCAAGTGGCTAGAGTATCGGTTTCATAAGCCGGAGGTTGAAGGTTCGAGCCCTTCCGAAACTACAAATGATTTTGTAGCTCAATGGTAGAGCACCGGTCTGTTAAACCGGAAGTTGAAAGTTCGAATCTTTCCAGAATCGCAGATAACTCAATGTTAATTGTTTCAGGAGAAAAATGAAAGTTTGTCGGGAGCAGAAGATCTTTACGCCAAATACAAAAAATATAGACAAGCTTTTGTTTCTCCGATGATTATCAAATTAAAATGTAAAAACAGAGAGTAATAAAATGATAATCTCTTTTACAGAATATCCTTATTGAAAAAGAAAAGCCTGTCAAGCGCAGAAGGTCTTTAATCAAAATACAGACGGGCCTTTCTTTTTAAAAAACTAAAAACAAATAGTGAAAGACGCGCATTACCCGTCAATCATTATGGGTTAAATGATGGTTCGCCGAAGTGGAAGAGTCGGGGCGGTCTGCAAAACCGTTGTGTAAACTGAGTGGGTTTGAATCCCATAGCCATCTCAAATTCCTAAAATGAGATCAGTTCAGGAGAAAAAATAAAGCTTGTCGGGCATAGAAGTTCTTATATCAAACAAAAAAATTAAGACAAGCTTTATTGACTCCAATGAGAAAGAATAGCAAAAACGATGTACTGTTCATTGTTGATTACTCATGTAAAAAGGAAGTACGCCGAAGTTGGAGAGTCGGGGCAGACTGTAAATCTGTTGCTTCATAGCTGAGTAGGTTCGAATCCTACTACTTCTACTATACCACCGATAATGTAATGGCAGCATGCAGGAAATGTACTCTTGTTGTTTGGGTTCGATTCCCGGTCGGTTGGTTTTTGCTCTATTCGTCAACGGTAAGGACGCCTGCCTTTCGAGCAGAAAACAAGGGTTCGATTCCCTTATAGAGTACTGGATGTGAATGAACCGGTCAATCTTGAATTGATAATAATACCATGAAAGTTCAGATGTTGAAAAAAAATTGGCCGGTTACCATTCAAAAAATAAAGAAAAGAGAAAAGGGCTGCCCGGGAGCAGAAGATCTTTAATCAATAAAAATAAGGACAGCCTTTCTTTTTTATTATAAAAACTGCGGGAATGGTGGAATGGTAGACACTCTTGATTTAGGATCAGGCCGTTGGGGGTTCGAGTCCCTCTTCCCGTACCAGAATATACAGGATAAGTAGTGAGTAATCACTCATATAAAAAGGAAGAGTGGTGTAGAAGGTCTGCACGTTAGTCTGAAAAACTAAAGGTACAGGTTCAATTCCTGTCTGTTCCACAATAAGTAATAGACCATGAAAACATTATCAAAATGGATTTTAATCGTATTCATTGCTCATCAAATTGATTCATAGTGTAATAGGCAGCACACAAGATTTTGATTCTTGGAGTTTAGGTTCGAGCCCTGATGAATCAACACAGTTTACTCCGATAGTGTAACGGCAGTATCTCAGTCTCCAAAACTGACAGTACTGGTTCGAATCCGGTTCGGAGTTCAAAAAGTAAATTGTCAATAGTGAATT encodes the following:
- a CDS encoding penicillin-binding protein; this translates as MTIQRAHINAELCKSPLNKGLFAYDEMIWNEVKCADFGNYLL
- a CDS encoding APC family permease, translating into MELRIHPFPKNNYPKKGLLIKGASPLIWLQEMEILGIDLSGVQAYAIPDNEPHILYGCFLVFKDHAPQEIGRNAYFQWVDDRLFIPENSTFYPKITPEDWQQLDAPFIIMHPGFGLVKLSEPIDWIALIQDPGKISEPVRRPLNGVKIPQKIESYTVEMDDEKVLETLEPRQTEEEWMNNLPFDLKKVMAGNKKEIEKYLKYIEKYPERAIELGVPLDVMGTSRGNGFAKFTWLEGLFGTNQEGKPETAGTKKFRKIFWAVIAIAIVLRIVLPSDNNTSEGETTGKSSGTVFTDAVKAPSDMIAFQSGTSEIDQKIDSMYFLKRRGLSNELLTAGMMEAKNEKEKKEYKKSGGREVSEIGHDIEKLGNREQKSRDSLKIIYTKRIKKHIEEKTENLKRKISDSLKQYTKGKPVNGDVVKYLLKKRQALIEDSLGRLYGTVDLADPSRYYGKNSKITGIDTGGSIKKEDTPVSDVLYLVIAMIGAVGLYSFIVKGKFFNLGGDHVPGWIKFFLIAVLVAMLVYLFYPLVKMFGYNWFVWLLVICVMLLLYRLFREDKTILNSEDDE